One Methylosarcina fibrata AML-C10 DNA segment encodes these proteins:
- a CDS encoding 2Fe-2S iron-sulfur cluster-binding protein has translation MNDSLTIDGVAIPFEEGQTIMEAAAAAGIFIPHLCHHPDYAPHGSCKLCTVRVNGRICTACTFPAMAGQEVLSNTKELNDDRRRITQMLFVEGNHLCPGCEKSGNCRLQAVGYYLNMLDNHFPHFYPLRAMDASHPDVLIDHNRCIFCTLCVRASRDKDGKDVFAIGGRGITKHLIVNAKSGLLKDTDLEATDQAAQICPTGAILIKRTGFSVPIGQRIYDNQRIDQISPDREKALDDR, from the coding sequence ATGAATGACAGCCTGACGATCGACGGCGTCGCGATTCCTTTCGAAGAGGGACAGACCATCATGGAAGCGGCGGCCGCCGCCGGGATCTTTATTCCGCATTTGTGCCATCATCCCGACTACGCGCCGCACGGCAGTTGCAAACTCTGCACGGTCCGGGTCAACGGCCGGATTTGCACCGCCTGCACCTTTCCGGCGATGGCCGGGCAGGAGGTGCTGAGCAACACGAAAGAACTGAACGACGACCGGCGAAGAATTACTCAGATGCTGTTCGTCGAAGGCAACCATCTGTGTCCCGGCTGCGAAAAAAGCGGCAATTGCCGGTTGCAGGCGGTCGGCTATTATCTGAACATGCTCGACAATCATTTTCCGCATTTTTATCCGCTGCGGGCCATGGACGCGTCTCATCCCGACGTTCTGATCGATCACAACCGCTGCATTTTCTGCACGTTGTGCGTGCGCGCCAGCCGGGACAAGGACGGCAAGGACGTGTTCGCGATCGGCGGCCGGGGCATCACCAAGCATTTGATCGTCAACGCCAAAAGCGGCCTGCTGAAGGACACCGATCTCGAGGCGACCGACCAGGCTGCGCAGATTTGTCCGACCGGCGCGATCCTGATCAAGCGCACCGGCTTCAGCGTGCCGATCGGACAGCGCATTTACGATAACCAACGAATCGATCAGATCAGTCCGGACCGGGAGAAAGCGCTCGATGACCGGTAA
- a CDS encoding NADH-quinone oxidoreductase subunit B family protein, whose amino-acid sequence MTGKFKIATTSLAGCFGCHMSLLDIDERILEVADVFEFDRSPLTDFEHCGSCDVGLIEGGVCNSENVHVLREFRKHCKILVSVGACAINGGLPSLRNFIPLEDCLKEVYLDGIGVENPQIPSDPELPLLLEQVRPIHEVVKVDYFLPGCPPSADVFWKFLSDVTAGREPALPYELVHYD is encoded by the coding sequence ATGACCGGTAAATTCAAAATCGCGACCACTTCGCTGGCAGGCTGCTTCGGCTGCCACATGTCGTTGCTCGACATCGACGAGCGCATTCTTGAGGTGGCGGACGTGTTCGAATTCGACCGCTCGCCCCTGACCGATTTCGAACATTGCGGCTCGTGCGACGTCGGCCTGATCGAGGGCGGCGTCTGCAATTCCGAAAACGTCCACGTGCTTCGGGAATTTCGCAAACACTGTAAAATCCTGGTTTCGGTCGGCGCCTGCGCGATCAACGGCGGTTTGCCGTCGCTGCGCAACTTCATTCCGCTGGAAGACTGCCTGAAGGAAGTGTACCTGGACGGCATCGGCGTCGAGAATCCGCAAATACCGAGCGATCCCGAACTGCCCTTGCTGCTGGAACAGGTGCGGCCGATTCACGAAGTCGTGAAAGTCGATTATTTTTTGCCCGGCTGCCCGCCGTCGGCCGACGTTTTCTGGAAATTCCTCAGCGACGTGACGGCAGGGCGCGAGCCGGCCCTGCCTTACGAACTGGTGCATTACGATTGA